In Patescibacteria group bacterium, a single genomic region encodes these proteins:
- a CDS encoding ScpA family protein codes for MTRSRFQTSGKCNLALVDTFCIKTQFFEGPLDLLLSLIEKRKLLVNDISLAQVTDDYIAYLQARGTGTSGAGEAFPMAESANFILIASTLLLIKSKSLLPTLSLTEEEKGSIEDLEARLKTYQKIKELSLHVKERFGATPIFAKTESKTVLPVFSPEPEITPAGVLAAIKEVIRNLPKKEFIPKAVVRKVMSLEEMIVNLTARIQSSIKMSFEDFAGVGKQERVHVIVSFLAMLELVKQGIVDVTQDAHFQDITIETQAVGVPRYN; via the coding sequence ATGACAAGATCACGTTTCCAAACGAGTGGAAAGTGTAACTTGGCTCTAGTGGATACTTTTTGTATTAAAACCCAATTCTTCGAAGGCCCGCTCGACCTGTTGTTGAGCCTGATTGAGAAGCGCAAACTGCTCGTGAACGATATTTCGCTCGCGCAAGTGACCGACGACTATATTGCGTACCTACAAGCCCGCGGAACGGGCACGAGTGGTGCTGGCGAAGCTTTCCCCATGGCCGAAAGTGCGAACTTCATCCTCATCGCGTCGACGCTGCTGCTCATTAAATCCAAATCGTTGCTGCCGACCTTGTCGCTCACTGAAGAAGAAAAAGGTAGTATCGAAGACCTCGAAGCGCGTCTGAAGACGTATCAAAAGATCAAAGAGCTCTCGCTGCATGTGAAAGAACGCTTCGGCGCCACACCAATCTTTGCCAAGACCGAATCGAAGACGGTTTTACCAGTATTTTCGCCTGAGCCGGAGATCACGCCTGCTGGTGTCTTGGCCGCGATTAAAGAAGTGATCCGCAACCTGCCGAAAAAAGAATTCATCCCGAAGGCGGTGGTGCGCAAAGTGATGAGCCTCGAGGAGATGATCGTCAACCTCACCGCACGCATCCAGTCGAGCATCAAAATGAGCTTCGAAGATTTTGCCGGGGTGGGGAAGCAGGAGCGGGTGCATGTCATCGTGAGCTTCCTCGCCATGCTCGAGCTAGTGAAGCAGGGCATCGTCGATGTCACGCAAGATGCGCATTTTCAAGATATCACCATCGAGACGCAGGCGGTCGGCGTTCCGAGGTATAATTAG
- a CDS encoding putative peptidoglycan glycosyltransferase FtsW → MRSGKIDKLFLWTSILLVAVGITIFISASLGLLSRSGSLYSAVVFNHLFFGLGLGSVAFIATSRIHYRKWRTYSFHIFAATLLLTLLVFVPGIGFKHGGASRWIDLGFTSLQPSELLKMGYLFYLAAWLSGAKEKVATVKKGLLPFVIITSIVGAIMLLQPDTATFGVMVFAGLAMYIVAGGKFKHLAALGIGGAIILALLVAQRPYLMQRVQTFMNPSTDATGSGYQIQQSLIAIGSGQLTGRGFGQSIQKFNFLPEPIGDSIFAVASEEFGFVGSVTLLLIICFFALQVFKIATRAPDPFGGLLAVGIGILMVSQSFLNIASMLGVFPLSGLPLVFVSHGGTALFCSLAELGILCNISKYRT, encoded by the coding sequence ATGAGAAGCGGGAAGATTGACAAGCTGTTTTTGTGGACTTCGATCCTTTTGGTTGCGGTCGGCATCACGATCTTTATCTCTGCCTCACTCGGCCTTTTGAGCCGCTCCGGCAGCCTGTATTCAGCCGTCGTTTTCAATCATCTTTTCTTCGGGCTTGGCCTCGGCAGCGTGGCCTTTATTGCAACTTCGCGCATCCACTATCGCAAGTGGCGCACGTACTCGTTTCACATTTTTGCGGCGACCCTACTACTCACTCTGCTCGTCTTCGTCCCTGGTATCGGCTTCAAACACGGCGGAGCGAGTCGTTGGATTGACCTCGGCTTCACTTCGCTGCAGCCGTCCGAGCTCTTGAAAATGGGTTACCTCTTCTATCTTGCCGCCTGGCTTTCGGGCGCCAAAGAGAAAGTGGCGACGGTGAAGAAGGGGTTGCTGCCGTTTGTGATCATCACGAGCATTGTCGGCGCCATCATGCTCCTCCAGCCAGACACGGCCACTTTCGGCGTGATGGTGTTCGCCGGTCTGGCGATGTATATCGTGGCAGGAGGGAAATTCAAACATTTGGCAGCCTTGGGGATCGGTGGCGCCATTATCCTCGCCTTGCTCGTGGCGCAGCGGCCATACCTCATGCAACGCGTACAGACCTTCATGAATCCGTCGACCGACGCCACTGGATCGGGCTATCAGATCCAGCAGTCGCTCATCGCCATCGGCTCAGGTCAACTCACCGGTCGCGGCTTCGGCCAGAGTATTCAAAAGTTCAATTTTTTGCCAGAACCGATCGGCGACTCGATTTTTGCTGTAGCTAGCGAAGAATTCGGGTTTGTGGGCAGTGTGACACTCCTTTTAATCATTTGTTTTTTCGCCTTGCAAGTCTTCAAGATCGCCACTCGCGCACCCGACCCCTTCGGTGGACTGTTGGCGGTAGGTATTGGTATACTGATGGTGTCGCAGTCGTTCCTGAATATCGCCTCGATGCTCGGCGTGTTTCCTTTATCCGGACTACCGCTCGTGTTTGTGAGTCACGGCGGCACGGCGCTCTTCTGCTCGCTCGCCGAGCTGGGCATCCTCTGCAATATTTCGAAATATCGGACATAG
- a CDS encoding SMC-Scp complex subunit ScpB — translation MNLPLSAQLEALLFWKGEPVTHKRIAEILKTTNPGLTAEALNLAVTELETVLASRGGGLVLVQKDDELMLGTAPASAPLIEQLTREELTRDLGKAGLETLSIVLYKGPISRREIDSIRGVNSTFILRNLLIRGLVEKVNSPEDQRAFLYKPTMQLITFMGLTKPEELPEYESMRQSAVVAPIAEEAAAE, via the coding sequence ATGAACCTTCCTTTATCCGCACAACTCGAAGCGCTCCTTTTTTGGAAAGGCGAACCCGTCACGCACAAGCGTATTGCGGAGATTTTGAAGACGACGAATCCGGGTCTCACCGCTGAGGCTCTGAATCTGGCGGTTACTGAGCTCGAAACAGTACTCGCTAGTCGTGGTGGCGGCCTCGTGTTGGTCCAAAAAGACGACGAACTCATGCTCGGCACTGCACCGGCATCCGCACCCCTCATCGAACAGCTCACTCGTGAAGAGCTCACACGCGACCTCGGCAAGGCGGGCCTCGAAACCCTCTCGATCGTCCTGTACAAAGGTCCAATCAGCCGCCGCGAGATCGACAGCATCCGTGGGGTCAATTCGACCTTCATCCTTCGCAATCTACTCATTCGCGGTCTCGTAGAAAAGGTCAACTCGCCCGAAGACCAGCGCGCCTTTTTGTACAAGCCGACGATGCAGCTCATCACTTTTATGGGCCTCACCAAGCCGGAAGAACTTCCCGAATACGAATCGATGCGGCAGAGCGCTGTGGTCGCGCCTATTGCGGAAGAGGCGGCGGCAGAGTAG